A genomic stretch from Mya arenaria isolate MELC-2E11 chromosome 10, ASM2691426v1 includes:
- the LOC128205710 gene encoding uncharacterized protein LOC128205710: MLAGFETPLSVAVASVVVVVVLVVILAQCVCGKKKEVSIPNETAASPNPEQDVTLASPDQVKATLNGQTAVGLDPEMGITPLSSSVGSQNSNVHSRGNSLDLTKVDRRSGASTGSSPRPATSRELPDIPMSNGHKSLTQPAERHIQQADRGHHSYLPEVPPSGKSSTSTLESFPRPGTHSHTQLPEIPANGSSNKSPDMSSLRTSPRNPRAILSVDSVVPIRQKQLKENEKSGGNDDYDHLEESGKKKVRPRSDYDHVVLENGKEHIKHAKGKFNENDYAEVKADDYETVPSKVSVISISIHSTSQDKSPKKSQPNSSSHSPAQKTDSYDDPYNKIKETDPPYNKIKDNGTGSAAKGDDPPYNKIKDYPYNKIKVSLGDDPYNTVKEEDDLDPYNDILDETGNPRSAGRQKKSQNNSFKGAVFDPYNTVTIDEERNVSNQTDPYARVGDTEIDDPYNKVLDDGVGAAEGEVCPEYGEDDYATVNKLEEVEYAKVNKPTAQGRNTDPAKPGPIGATASSQVSNPVPPKLPPFTAREDLPSNQYSTVKKVRNISTISVGSGAGSSNTGRNSGAATSGTDSARNANLGQGHGNVVQGHIVTTQGASPSGQNPVSRGREHDFGIQNQTSHPVSLISSAQGLSSRTSEGQGQTSRDQNNEPTVPPEPPRDYDDSENGDGSLESDHYNTLALTRQGSTSDSGSQIGQKKEPPYNKLSVRESLASMNERAARNTYEYVSEVDNLYATVDGSSGDGVVKPKPGTSSQGPQTGEHYSEIDAPAPPSLDSLHETAKHEHRRKTDYYNLDKNSPNKGQGPTPGQGHTRTPSSDMTTSVESRVMSSSFEGHSMNSSFEGRVPIATQESDDLDFDPNYQSVSDDKISDVASEFDPNYETVEEARSRVKYEEINGARPKKPSRPHIYEVPDDKRKYEVVNERETVTKDGKTRAHVYEEVREPSEAGRLKHKVLSQHTYEEVPEVPEVKAQGHSGKKRAGKGAEVQSLVEGQKKKKGHERSGSGDLFSFAKRKSGDNDNKQKDKESKKKLDGKDGHKK, encoded by the exons GAAGGTAGACAGACGTAGTGGGGCCAGTACCGGGTCCTCTCCTAGACCAGCCACAAGTAGAGAACTCCCGGATATTCCCATGTCCAACGGTCACAAGTCCCTAACCCAGCCTGCTGAGAGGCACATACAACAG GCTGACAGGGGACATCACTCATACCTACCAGAGGTACCTCCTTCAGGGAAATCTTCTACATCCACACTGGAGAGCTTTCCAAGGCCTGGAACTCACTCCCATACCCAATTACCAGAAATTCCTGCAAATGGTTCATCAAACAAGTCTCCTGACATGTCTAGTTTAAGGACTTCACCTAGAAACCCGAGAGCTATTCTTTctgttgacagtgttgttcCCATAAGGCAGAAacaattgaaagaaaatgaGAAGTCTGGGGGTAATGATGACTATGATCATTTAGAGGAATCAGGGAAGAAAAAAGTCCGACCAAGGTCAGATTATGACCATGTAGTGCTAGAAAATGGCAAAGAACATatcaagcatgcaaagggtAAATTTAATGAGAATGATTATGCTGAAGTTAAAGCAGATGACTATGAAACAGTGCCGAGCAAAGTGTCAgtgatatcaatatcaatacattCTACCTCACAGGATAAAAGTCCAAAAAAATCTCAACCAAATTCATCATCCCATTCACCCGCTCAGAAAACAGATAGCTACGATGATccatataacaaaatcaaagaAACAGATCCACCGTACAACAAAATCAAAGACAATGGCACTGGTTCAGCTGCAAAAGGGGATGATCCCccatataacaaaatcaaagaTTATCCttacaataaaattaaagtcTCACTAGGAGATGATCCGTACAATACTGTCAAAGAGGAAGATGATCTTGATCCATACAATGATATCTTGGATGAAACTGGTAACCCAAGGTCAGCAGGACGGCAGAAGAAATCTCAGAATAATAGTTTTAAAGGAGCAGTCTTTGATCCATACAATACTGTTACAATTGATGAAGAGAGAAATGTTTCCAATCAGACTGATCCATATGCAAGAGTAGGGGACACTGAGATAGACGATCCATACAACAAAGTGTTGGATGATGGCGTAGGCGCTGCTGAGGGTGAAGTTTGTCCTGAATATGGTGAAGATGACTACGCAACTGTGAATAAACTAGAAGAAGTGGAATATGCAAAGGTTAACAAACCAACTGCGCAGGGAAGAAATACAGACCCTGCAAAACCAGGTCCCATTGGTGCCACTGCAAGCTCACAAGTTTCAAATCCTGTACCACCAAAGTTACCTCCTTTTACTGCTAGAGAAGATTTACCGAGTAATCAGTACTCTACTGTTAAGAAAGTCAGAAATATTAGCACCATATCGGTAGGCTCAGGAGCTGGCAGTTCAAATACTGGTAGAAACTCTGGTGCGGCAACCTCTGGAACTGATAGTGCAAGGAATGCGAatttaggtcaaggtcatggtaatGTTGTTCAAGGACACATAGTTACAACTCAAGGGGCTTCACCTTCTGGGCAAAATCCTGTTTCTAGAGGGCGTGAACATGATTTTggcattcaaaatcaaacatcaCACCCTGTTAGCCTTATAAGTTCAGCCCAAGGTCTAAGTTCAAGAACAAGTGAAGGTCAAGGCCAGACCTCCAGGGACCAAAATAATGAGCCTACAGTACCTCCTGAGCCCCCAAGGGACTATGATGACAGTGAGAACGGAGATGGGTCATTGGAAAGTGACCATTACAACACCTTGGCTCTCACTAGACAGGGATCTACTTCAGACAGTGGAAGTCAGATTG GTCAGAAGAAAGAGCCGCCATACAACAAGCTGAGTGTACGCGAGTCGCTGGCCAGTATGAATGAGAGGGCTGCCAGGAACACGTACGAGTATGTCTCCGAGGTTGACAACCTGTATGCCACT GTTGATGGAAGTTCAGGAGATGGGGTTGTGAAGCCCAAGCCAGGAACCAGTAGCCAGGGGCCTCAGACAGGGGAACATTACTCTGAGATTGATG CCCCCGCTCCGCCTTCGCTTGACAGCTTGCACGAAACGGCAAAACATGAACATCGCAGAAAAACCGATTACTACAACCTGGACAAAAACTCACCaaacaaaggtcaaggtcctaCCCCTGGTCAAGGTCATACAAGGACTCCATCCAGTGATATGACTACTTCAGTGGAGAGTAGGGTCATGAGCTCTAGTTTTGAAGGTCATTCCATGAACTCTTCATTTGAAGGTCGGGTTCCTATAGCAACCCAAGAAAGtgatgacctagattttgacccgaACTACCAGTCTGTTAGTGATGATAAGATATCAGATGTGGCCTCGGAATTTGATCCAAATTATGAAACAGTCGAGGAGGCAAGATCAAGGGTAAAGTATGAAGAGATCAATGGCGCAAGGCCAAAGAAGCCTAGCAGACCACACATTTATGAAGTACCAGATGACAAAAGAAAGTATGAAGTAGTTAATGAAAGAGAAACGGTAACAAAAGATGGTAAAACTCGAGCTCATGTTTACGAAGAAGTTCGTGAACCGAGTGAAGCGGGAAGACTTAAACACAAAGTGCTGAGTCAGCACACTTATGAGGAAGTCCCGGAAGTGCCAGAGGTCAAAGCTCAAGGTCATTCGGGTAAGAAAAGGGCGGGTAAAGGGGCTGAAGTTCAAAGTTTGGTAGAAGgacaaaagaaaaagaaaggtCATGAACGGAGTGGTTCAGGAGACttgttttcatttgcaaaaCGAAAATCTGGTGATAACGATAATAAACAGAAAGACAAAGAGAGTAAGAAAAAGTTGGATGGGAAAGATGGCCATAAGAAGTAG